A DNA window from Engraulis encrasicolus isolate BLACKSEA-1 unplaced genomic scaffold, IST_EnEncr_1.0 scaffold_223_np1212, whole genome shotgun sequence contains the following coding sequences:
- the LOC134442712 gene encoding uncharacterized protein LOC134442712 codes for MRREDTLKQDRQKFPFLKDPFPKNTLAIEEHLIKRSSLNCYQLPTQKSDISDYVDIRRWTFGEMDPNSMMKTILLVGETGAGKTTLLNTMVNYMLGVEREDRIWFEITEDNKKKSQTESQTAMVTVYEVFVETSCLSLQIIDTPGYGSTGGAAFDLEVAESLLCLFRSEKGVREITVVGLVVKVGQNRLTDSQSYILNAILSLFGNDIDKRMVPLITHSDGMSVDNIIASLDKAEVPYAKDNRNGKPVYFMFNNRQSEAYEKGFEDLHLSAWELAYRNMELFLKFLNDWDETQVRMTEDVLRERKGLEALVSKLQDDIEMEEGKQNELWQTQKALEENRTKLDKNKDFTFLVEETFMDKAPIDLPWYMLTTKAMCCTVCKENCHYPGCWWLDDLFKCSVMKDGRCTVCTGKCPVSNHVRERWFYKPKKRLVQKNTVDLRKQYGKQENIAKNLEKEINESKVQMKKLLEEAYNCIDKLECIALQKDSMCLLIHLDFLMEKMMETEDEEKVKKLEEIQKRNSGPQQLRL; via the exons GGGAAGACACGCTTAAACAAGATCGTCAGAAATTCCCTTTCCTGAA AGACCCTTTCCCCAAAAATACACTGGCTATTGAAGAGCACCTTATTAAAAGGAGCTCTTTAAATTGCTACCAACTACCAACACAGAAGAGTGACATCAGCGACTACGTCGACATTAGGAGATGGACATTTGGGGAAATGGACCCAAATAGCATGATGAAAACCATCCTTCTAGTTGGAGAAACAGGAGCAGGGAAAACAACTCTCCTCAACACCATGGTCAACTACATGCTGGGGGTGGAGCGTGAAGATAGAATCTGGTTTGAGATCACAGAAGACAACAAAAAGAAGTCACAGACCGAATCTCAAACAGCAATGGTCACAGTTTATGAGGTTTTTGTGGAAACAAGTTGCTTGTCACTACAAATAATAGACACTCCAGGTTATGGAAGCACTGGTGGGGCTGCCTTTGATTTAGAGGTTGCAGAGTCATTGTTGTGTTTGTTCAGATCAGAAAAAGGAGTTCGTGAGATTACTGTTGTTGGTCTAGTGGTGAAAGTAGGTCAGAATCGCCTCACAGACTCTCAGAGTTACATCTTAAATGCCATTCTCTCCCTTTTTGGGAATGATATCGATAAAAGAATGGTGCCGTTGATAACACACTCAGATGGTATGTCTGTTGACAACATAATTGCTTCCCTTGACAAAGCTGAAGTTCCTTATGCCAAAGATAATAGAAATGGGAAACCAGTTTATTTCATGTTCAATAACCGTCAATCAGAGGCCTACGAGAAAGGATTTGAAGACCTACATTTGAGTGCCTGGGAGTTGGCATATCGCAACATGGAGCTCTTTTTAAAATTTTTGAACGATTGGGATGAAACACAAGTGAGGATGACAGAAGACGTACTGCGAGAACGAAAAGGTCTGGAGGCCCTTGTTTCCAAGCTACAAGATGACATtgagatggaggaagggaagCAGAATGAGCTTTGGCAGACTCAAAAGGCTTTGGAGGAAAATAGAACGAAATTAGATAAAAATAAAGACTTTACCTTTTTAGTTGAAGAGACATTCATGGACAAGGCTCCAATTGACCTGCCATGGTATATGTTAACCACGAAAGCAATGTGCTGCACTGTCTGTAAAGAGAACTGCCACTACCCAGGCTGTTGGTGGCTGGATGACCTCTTCAAGTGCAGTGTCATGAAAGATGGCAGGTGCACTGTGTGCACAGGGAAGTGCCCTGTCTCTAATCATGTGAGGGAGAGGTGGTTCTACAAGCCCAAAAAGCGATTGGTCCAGAAGAATACCGTGGATTTAAGAAAACAATATGGGAAACAAGAAAACATTGCCAAAAACCTTGAAAAGGAAATAAATGAGTCAAAAGTTCAAATGAAGAAATTGCTAGAGGAAGCCTACAACTGTATTGACAAACTTGAATGTATTGCACTGCAAAAAGATTCTATGTGTCTTCTTATTCATCTTGACTTTCTCATGGAAAAGATGATGGAGacggaagatgaggagaaggttAAGAAACTGGAGGAAATACAAAAGAGAAACAGTGGTCCACAACAGTTAAGACTG